The Scleropages formosus chromosome 11, fSclFor1.1, whole genome shotgun sequence genome window below encodes:
- the usp8 gene encoding ubiquitin carboxyl-terminal hydrolase 8 isoform X4: protein MPAVTAGVKELYLSTSLGELNKKAEIKPDKISTRSYVQSACKIFKAAEECRLDRDEEKAYVLYMKYLTVYDLIKIRPDFKQQQEYFLSLLGPTNFRKAIEEAEKLSESLKLRYEEAEVRKKLEERDRAEEQKKKDDKSEKDVKMSSLNKVAEPWNDNKKNTGEQRDLKNDIVKAGVPPGGVTAKKLFQMMKDQSMSIIVMDARSTRDFEESQIQVPAQNCISVPEEAVKPGITVDQIEINLPEKSKEQWGRRGFADYIVLLDWFSSVTDLRLGTTLQSLKDALYKWDSKTILRSEPLVLEGGYENWLLFYPMYTSNAKVKPPRPETISMIPRINFSYPSLEEPKQPPPPEPEPEMTPVPGPPVQVNGKAGGEKTQQQDAKQKEEHPEIDRTKKPSVKLPDGVRPNNEAPAKNHQPVQNSPVIPDRSIKPSFSPKDSLTEEERSRIHAEASLVMEKAKREQEQRRRERERQAREEEERMKEEQEQRVKEEREQQEQHAKEEQEHQEQQAKEERERQEKEKQEEMKRLNEKEAEKEEQDHKHGEEKEQGRLKDQNVVSVKNVEDSSMPSSNKHDPVTRARNGEIGRSVPGLPQGWMKFLDTVTGTYRYYHSPTNTVHLYPPEVSVAQTPPATPPTPKQKQVTTDADREHSKLKRSYSSPDLAQDLKEEGQKKPTSTPTINRETKPVSTTAYAKAETMRPSAAQIRNLCPVFGGLGPFLTGLRNLGNTCYMNSILQCLCNTPALAEYFIKNFYQEDINRANILGHKGEVAEEFGVIIKALWSGQYKCITPRDFKTTICKINDQFVGCEQQDSQELLLFLMDGLHEDLNKRADNRKRCKEEPNDHLDDNKAAELAWSKHKLLNESIIVALFQGQFKSTVQCLKCYQKSRTFETFMYLSLPLASSNRCSLQDCLKLFSKEEKLTDNNRVFCRHCKTHRDSTKKLEIWKVPPILLVHLKRFSYEGRWKQKLQTSVDFPLEHLDLSQYVIGPKNSLKKYSLYGVSNHYGSLDGGHYTAYCKNAAKQRWYKFDDHEVTEISTSSVKSSAAYILFYSSI, encoded by the exons GAATATTTCCTTTCTTTGCTTGGCCCAACCAACTTCAGAAAAGCCATAGAAGAAGCAGAAAAGCTCTCTGAGAGCCTTAAGCTCAg GTATGAGGAAGCAGAGGTACGCAAAAAATTGGAGGAAAGGGATAGAGCGgaggagcagaagaagaaggatGACAAATCAGAGAAGGATGTGAAGATGAGCTCTTTAAATAAGGTTGCAGAACCCTGGAACGATAATAAGAAG AATACAGGAGAGCAGAGGGACTTGAAGAATGACATTGTGAAAG CAGGTGTCCCCCCAGGTGGGGTCACTGCCAAGAAGCTCTTTCAGATGATGAAAGACCAGAGCATGAGCATCATTGTTATGGATGCCAGGAGCACTAGGGACTTTGAAGAGTCTCAAATCCAAGTGCCAGCTCAAAACTGCATCTCTGTTCCAGAGGAGGCTGTCAAGCCTGG aatcaCTGTGGATCAGATCGAAATCAATCTCCCAGAAAAGTCCAAAGAGCAGTGGGGCCGACGGGGTTTTGCAGATTATATTGTCCTGTTGGACTGGTTCAGTTCTGTGACAGACCTCAGGCTGGGCACAACTCTACAAAGTTTGAAGGATGCCCTCTATAAG TGGGACAGCAAGACCATTCTCCGCAGTGAGCCGCTGGTACTGGAAGGCGGATATGAGAACTGGCTACTGTTTTATCCAATGTACACCTCTAATGCCAAAGTTAAGCCACCAAGGCCAGAGACCATCAGTATGATCCCAAGAA TTAACTTCAGCTACCCGTCACTTGAAGAACCCAAACAGCCACCGCCTCCAGAGCCAGAGCCTGAAATGACACCAGTGCCTGGGCCCCCTGTGCAAGTGAATGGAAAAGCAGGTGGGGAGAAAACTCAACAGCAGGATGCTAAACAGAAGGAGGAACATCCAGAG ATTGATCGCACCAAGAAGCCCTCTGTCAAACTACCTGATGGTGTGAGACCAAACAATGAGGCCCCAGCCAAGAACCATCAACCGGTGCAGAACAGCCCAGTCATTCCAGACCGCTCCATCAAGCCCTCCTTCAGTCCAAAGGATTCcttgacagaggaggagaggagccgCATTCATGCAGAAGCTTCTCTCGTAATGGAGAAGGCCAAGCGAGAGCAGGAGCAACGGAGGAGGGAGCGTGAGCGACAGgcgcgggaggaggaggagcgtaTGAAGGAGGAGCAAGAACAGCGTGTCAAAGAGGAGCGAGAGCAGCAGGAACAGCATGCCAAAGAGGAGCAAGAGCATCAGGAGCAGCAAGCTAAGGAGGAGCGAGAGCGCCAAgagaaggagaaacaggaagaGATGAAAAGGCTGAATGAAAAAGAGGCAGagaaggaagagcaggaccacaAACATGGGGAGGAGAAAGAGCAAGGAAGACTCAAGGACCAAAACGTTGTGTCGGTGAAGAACGTGGAAGACTCTTCTATGCCCAGCAGCAACAAG CATGACCCAGTGACCAGGGCAAGAAATGGAGAGATAGGAAGGTCAGTCCCAGGTTTGCCTCAAGGGTGGATGAAG TTTCTGGACACTGTGACAGGGACATACCGTTATTACCACTCTCCTACCAACACTGTACACCTGTACCCCCCGGAGGTGAGCGTGGCCCAGACCCCTCCTGCCACGCCTCCAACACCCAAACAGAAGCAGGTGACAACAGATGCTGACAGGGAGCACTCCAAGCTCAAGCGATCCTACTCCTCCCCAGACCTTGCTCAGGACCTGAAGGAGGAGGGTCAGAAGAAGCCTACTTCCACACCCACCATCAACAGAGAAACTAA gCCAGTCAGCACCACTGCTTATGCTAAAGCTGAGACTATGAGACCATCTGCAGCACAGATTCGTAATCTCTGTCCTGTGTTTGGCGGGCTTGGACCCTTTCTGACTGGGCTACGcaacctgggcaacacctgtTACATGAACTCCATCCTGCAGTGCTTGTGCAACACCCCAGCGCTAGCTGAGTACTTCATCAAAAACTTCTACCAGGAGGATATAAACAG AGCCAACATCCTGGGGCACAAGGGTGAGGTGGCGGAGGAGTTTGGTGTGATCATCAAGGCACTATGGTCTGGCCAGTACAAGTGCATCACCCCTCGGGACTTTAAAACCACCATCTGCAAAATCAACGATCAGTTTGTAGGCTGTGAGCAGCAGGACTCccaggagctgctgctcttccttaTGGATGGCCTGCATGAGGACCTCAACAAA AGA GCTGACAACCGTAAACGATGCAAAGAGGAACCAAACGATCATCTGGATGATAACAAAGCAGCAGAACTGGCCTGGAGCAAGCACAAACTTCTCAATGAATCCATAATCGTAGCACTGTTCCAGGGTCAGTTCAAGTCCACAGTGCAGTGCCTGAAGTGTTACCAGAAATCCCGTACCTTCGAGACCTTCATGTACTTGTCCCTGCCCCTCGCATCCTCCAACAGGTGCTCACTGCAG GACTGCCTGAAATTGTTCTCCAAAGAAGAGAAACTGACCGATAACAACAGAGTTTTTTGCAGACACTGTAAAACCCACAGAGATTCTACCAAAAAGCTGGAGATCTGGAAAGTTCCACCAATTCTGCTGGTACATTTAAAACG ATTCTCTTATGAGGGAAGGTGGAAGCAGAAACTGCAGACATCTGTTGACTTTCCCCTTGAACATCTGGACCTGTCACAGTATGTTATTGGCCCAAAAAACAGCTTGAAAAAATACAGCCTCTATGGAGTATCA AACCACTACGGAAGTCTTGATGGTGGACACTACACTGCCTACTGTAAGAACGCCGCAAAGCAGCGCTGGTACAAGTTTGATGACCACGAGGTGACCGAAATCTCCACATCCTCAGTCAAGTCTTCAGCTGCCTACATACTCTTCTATTCATCTATATAG
- the usp8 gene encoding ubiquitin carboxyl-terminal hydrolase 8 isoform X2: MPAVTAGVKELYLSTSLGELNKKAEIKPDKISTRSYVQSACKIFKAAEECRLDRDEEKAYVLYMKYLTVYDLIKIRPDFKQQQEYFLSLLGPTNFRKAIEEAEKLSESLKLRYEEAEVRKKLEERDRAEEQKKKDDKSEKDVKMSSLNKVAEPWNDNKKNTGEQRDLKNDIVKAGVPPGGVTAKKLFQMMKDQSMSIIVMDARSTRDFEESQIQVPAQNCISVPEEAVKPGITVDQIEINLPEKSKEQWGRRGFADYIVLLDWFSSVTDLRLGTTLQSLKDALYKWDSKTILRSEPLVLEGGYENWLLFYPMYTSNAKVKPPRPETISMIPRINFSYPSLEEPKQPPPPEPEPEMTPVPGPPVQVNGKAGGEKTQQQDAKQKEEHPEVPKAPTASSPAQVVQTNQVPDSQPAGLAKAIPQIDRTKKPSVKLPDGVRPNNEAPAKNHQPVQNSPVIPDRSIKPSFSPKDSLTEEERSRIHAEASLVMEKAKREQEQRRRERERQAREEEERMKEEQEQRVKEEREQQEQHAKEEQEHQEQQAKEERERQEKEKQEEMKRLNEKEAEKEEQDHKHGEEKEQGRLKDQNVVSVKNVEDSSMPSSNKHDPVTRARNGEIGRSVPGLPQGWMKFLDTVTGTYRYYHSPTNTVHLYPPEVSVAQTPPATPPTPKQKQVTTDADREHSKLKRSYSSPDLAQDLKEEGQKKPTSTPTINRETKPVSTTAYAKAETMRPSAAQIRNLCPVFGGLGPFLTGLRNLGNTCYMNSILQCLCNTPALAEYFIKNFYQEDINRANILGHKGEVAEEFGVIIKALWSGQYKCITPRDFKTTICKINDQFVGCEQQDSQELLLFLMDGLHEDLNKADNRKRCKEEPNDHLDDNKAAELAWSKHKLLNESIIVALFQGQFKSTVQCLKCYQKSRTFETFMYLSLPLASSNRCSLQDCLKLFSKEEKLTDNNRVFCRHCKTHRDSTKKLEIWKVPPILLVHLKRFSYEGRWKQKLQTSVDFPLEHLDLSQYVIGPKNSLKKYSLYGVSNHYGSLDGGHYTAYCKNAAKQRWYKFDDHEVTEISTSSVKSSAAYILFYSSI, from the exons GAATATTTCCTTTCTTTGCTTGGCCCAACCAACTTCAGAAAAGCCATAGAAGAAGCAGAAAAGCTCTCTGAGAGCCTTAAGCTCAg GTATGAGGAAGCAGAGGTACGCAAAAAATTGGAGGAAAGGGATAGAGCGgaggagcagaagaagaaggatGACAAATCAGAGAAGGATGTGAAGATGAGCTCTTTAAATAAGGTTGCAGAACCCTGGAACGATAATAAGAAG AATACAGGAGAGCAGAGGGACTTGAAGAATGACATTGTGAAAG CAGGTGTCCCCCCAGGTGGGGTCACTGCCAAGAAGCTCTTTCAGATGATGAAAGACCAGAGCATGAGCATCATTGTTATGGATGCCAGGAGCACTAGGGACTTTGAAGAGTCTCAAATCCAAGTGCCAGCTCAAAACTGCATCTCTGTTCCAGAGGAGGCTGTCAAGCCTGG aatcaCTGTGGATCAGATCGAAATCAATCTCCCAGAAAAGTCCAAAGAGCAGTGGGGCCGACGGGGTTTTGCAGATTATATTGTCCTGTTGGACTGGTTCAGTTCTGTGACAGACCTCAGGCTGGGCACAACTCTACAAAGTTTGAAGGATGCCCTCTATAAG TGGGACAGCAAGACCATTCTCCGCAGTGAGCCGCTGGTACTGGAAGGCGGATATGAGAACTGGCTACTGTTTTATCCAATGTACACCTCTAATGCCAAAGTTAAGCCACCAAGGCCAGAGACCATCAGTATGATCCCAAGAA TTAACTTCAGCTACCCGTCACTTGAAGAACCCAAACAGCCACCGCCTCCAGAGCCAGAGCCTGAAATGACACCAGTGCCTGGGCCCCCTGTGCAAGTGAATGGAAAAGCAGGTGGGGAGAAAACTCAACAGCAGGATGCTAAACAGAAGGAGGAACATCCAGAGGTACCTAAAGCTCCAACTGCTTCATCTCCAGCTCAGGTTGTCCAGACAAATCAGGTCCCAGACAGCCAGCCTGCAGGTCTGGCTAAGGCTATTCCACAG ATTGATCGCACCAAGAAGCCCTCTGTCAAACTACCTGATGGTGTGAGACCAAACAATGAGGCCCCAGCCAAGAACCATCAACCGGTGCAGAACAGCCCAGTCATTCCAGACCGCTCCATCAAGCCCTCCTTCAGTCCAAAGGATTCcttgacagaggaggagaggagccgCATTCATGCAGAAGCTTCTCTCGTAATGGAGAAGGCCAAGCGAGAGCAGGAGCAACGGAGGAGGGAGCGTGAGCGACAGgcgcgggaggaggaggagcgtaTGAAGGAGGAGCAAGAACAGCGTGTCAAAGAGGAGCGAGAGCAGCAGGAACAGCATGCCAAAGAGGAGCAAGAGCATCAGGAGCAGCAAGCTAAGGAGGAGCGAGAGCGCCAAgagaaggagaaacaggaagaGATGAAAAGGCTGAATGAAAAAGAGGCAGagaaggaagagcaggaccacaAACATGGGGAGGAGAAAGAGCAAGGAAGACTCAAGGACCAAAACGTTGTGTCGGTGAAGAACGTGGAAGACTCTTCTATGCCCAGCAGCAACAAG CATGACCCAGTGACCAGGGCAAGAAATGGAGAGATAGGAAGGTCAGTCCCAGGTTTGCCTCAAGGGTGGATGAAG TTTCTGGACACTGTGACAGGGACATACCGTTATTACCACTCTCCTACCAACACTGTACACCTGTACCCCCCGGAGGTGAGCGTGGCCCAGACCCCTCCTGCCACGCCTCCAACACCCAAACAGAAGCAGGTGACAACAGATGCTGACAGGGAGCACTCCAAGCTCAAGCGATCCTACTCCTCCCCAGACCTTGCTCAGGACCTGAAGGAGGAGGGTCAGAAGAAGCCTACTTCCACACCCACCATCAACAGAGAAACTAA gCCAGTCAGCACCACTGCTTATGCTAAAGCTGAGACTATGAGACCATCTGCAGCACAGATTCGTAATCTCTGTCCTGTGTTTGGCGGGCTTGGACCCTTTCTGACTGGGCTACGcaacctgggcaacacctgtTACATGAACTCCATCCTGCAGTGCTTGTGCAACACCCCAGCGCTAGCTGAGTACTTCATCAAAAACTTCTACCAGGAGGATATAAACAG AGCCAACATCCTGGGGCACAAGGGTGAGGTGGCGGAGGAGTTTGGTGTGATCATCAAGGCACTATGGTCTGGCCAGTACAAGTGCATCACCCCTCGGGACTTTAAAACCACCATCTGCAAAATCAACGATCAGTTTGTAGGCTGTGAGCAGCAGGACTCccaggagctgctgctcttccttaTGGATGGCCTGCATGAGGACCTCAACAAA GCTGACAACCGTAAACGATGCAAAGAGGAACCAAACGATCATCTGGATGATAACAAAGCAGCAGAACTGGCCTGGAGCAAGCACAAACTTCTCAATGAATCCATAATCGTAGCACTGTTCCAGGGTCAGTTCAAGTCCACAGTGCAGTGCCTGAAGTGTTACCAGAAATCCCGTACCTTCGAGACCTTCATGTACTTGTCCCTGCCCCTCGCATCCTCCAACAGGTGCTCACTGCAG GACTGCCTGAAATTGTTCTCCAAAGAAGAGAAACTGACCGATAACAACAGAGTTTTTTGCAGACACTGTAAAACCCACAGAGATTCTACCAAAAAGCTGGAGATCTGGAAAGTTCCACCAATTCTGCTGGTACATTTAAAACG ATTCTCTTATGAGGGAAGGTGGAAGCAGAAACTGCAGACATCTGTTGACTTTCCCCTTGAACATCTGGACCTGTCACAGTATGTTATTGGCCCAAAAAACAGCTTGAAAAAATACAGCCTCTATGGAGTATCA AACCACTACGGAAGTCTTGATGGTGGACACTACACTGCCTACTGTAAGAACGCCGCAAAGCAGCGCTGGTACAAGTTTGATGACCACGAGGTGACCGAAATCTCCACATCCTCAGTCAAGTCTTCAGCTGCCTACATACTCTTCTATTCATCTATATAG
- the usp8 gene encoding ubiquitin carboxyl-terminal hydrolase 8 isoform X1 → MPAVTAGVKELYLSTSLGELNKKAEIKPDKISTRSYVQSACKIFKAAEECRLDRDEEKAYVLYMKYLTVYDLIKIRPDFKQQQEYFLSLLGPTNFRKAIEEAEKLSESLKLRYEEAEVRKKLEERDRAEEQKKKDDKSEKDVKMSSLNKVAEPWNDNKKNTGEQRDLKNDIVKAGVPPGGVTAKKLFQMMKDQSMSIIVMDARSTRDFEESQIQVPAQNCISVPEEAVKPGITVDQIEINLPEKSKEQWGRRGFADYIVLLDWFSSVTDLRLGTTLQSLKDALYKWDSKTILRSEPLVLEGGYENWLLFYPMYTSNAKVKPPRPETISMIPRINFSYPSLEEPKQPPPPEPEPEMTPVPGPPVQVNGKAGGEKTQQQDAKQKEEHPEVPKAPTASSPAQVVQTNQVPDSQPAGLAKAIPQIDRTKKPSVKLPDGVRPNNEAPAKNHQPVQNSPVIPDRSIKPSFSPKDSLTEEERSRIHAEASLVMEKAKREQEQRRRERERQAREEEERMKEEQEQRVKEEREQQEQHAKEEQEHQEQQAKEERERQEKEKQEEMKRLNEKEAEKEEQDHKHGEEKEQGRLKDQNVVSVKNVEDSSMPSSNKHDPVTRARNGEIGRSVPGLPQGWMKFLDTVTGTYRYYHSPTNTVHLYPPEVSVAQTPPATPPTPKQKQVTTDADREHSKLKRSYSSPDLAQDLKEEGQKKPTSTPTINRETKPVSTTAYAKAETMRPSAAQIRNLCPVFGGLGPFLTGLRNLGNTCYMNSILQCLCNTPALAEYFIKNFYQEDINRANILGHKGEVAEEFGVIIKALWSGQYKCITPRDFKTTICKINDQFVGCEQQDSQELLLFLMDGLHEDLNKRADNRKRCKEEPNDHLDDNKAAELAWSKHKLLNESIIVALFQGQFKSTVQCLKCYQKSRTFETFMYLSLPLASSNRCSLQDCLKLFSKEEKLTDNNRVFCRHCKTHRDSTKKLEIWKVPPILLVHLKRFSYEGRWKQKLQTSVDFPLEHLDLSQYVIGPKNSLKKYSLYGVSNHYGSLDGGHYTAYCKNAAKQRWYKFDDHEVTEISTSSVKSSAAYILFYSSI, encoded by the exons GAATATTTCCTTTCTTTGCTTGGCCCAACCAACTTCAGAAAAGCCATAGAAGAAGCAGAAAAGCTCTCTGAGAGCCTTAAGCTCAg GTATGAGGAAGCAGAGGTACGCAAAAAATTGGAGGAAAGGGATAGAGCGgaggagcagaagaagaaggatGACAAATCAGAGAAGGATGTGAAGATGAGCTCTTTAAATAAGGTTGCAGAACCCTGGAACGATAATAAGAAG AATACAGGAGAGCAGAGGGACTTGAAGAATGACATTGTGAAAG CAGGTGTCCCCCCAGGTGGGGTCACTGCCAAGAAGCTCTTTCAGATGATGAAAGACCAGAGCATGAGCATCATTGTTATGGATGCCAGGAGCACTAGGGACTTTGAAGAGTCTCAAATCCAAGTGCCAGCTCAAAACTGCATCTCTGTTCCAGAGGAGGCTGTCAAGCCTGG aatcaCTGTGGATCAGATCGAAATCAATCTCCCAGAAAAGTCCAAAGAGCAGTGGGGCCGACGGGGTTTTGCAGATTATATTGTCCTGTTGGACTGGTTCAGTTCTGTGACAGACCTCAGGCTGGGCACAACTCTACAAAGTTTGAAGGATGCCCTCTATAAG TGGGACAGCAAGACCATTCTCCGCAGTGAGCCGCTGGTACTGGAAGGCGGATATGAGAACTGGCTACTGTTTTATCCAATGTACACCTCTAATGCCAAAGTTAAGCCACCAAGGCCAGAGACCATCAGTATGATCCCAAGAA TTAACTTCAGCTACCCGTCACTTGAAGAACCCAAACAGCCACCGCCTCCAGAGCCAGAGCCTGAAATGACACCAGTGCCTGGGCCCCCTGTGCAAGTGAATGGAAAAGCAGGTGGGGAGAAAACTCAACAGCAGGATGCTAAACAGAAGGAGGAACATCCAGAGGTACCTAAAGCTCCAACTGCTTCATCTCCAGCTCAGGTTGTCCAGACAAATCAGGTCCCAGACAGCCAGCCTGCAGGTCTGGCTAAGGCTATTCCACAG ATTGATCGCACCAAGAAGCCCTCTGTCAAACTACCTGATGGTGTGAGACCAAACAATGAGGCCCCAGCCAAGAACCATCAACCGGTGCAGAACAGCCCAGTCATTCCAGACCGCTCCATCAAGCCCTCCTTCAGTCCAAAGGATTCcttgacagaggaggagaggagccgCATTCATGCAGAAGCTTCTCTCGTAATGGAGAAGGCCAAGCGAGAGCAGGAGCAACGGAGGAGGGAGCGTGAGCGACAGgcgcgggaggaggaggagcgtaTGAAGGAGGAGCAAGAACAGCGTGTCAAAGAGGAGCGAGAGCAGCAGGAACAGCATGCCAAAGAGGAGCAAGAGCATCAGGAGCAGCAAGCTAAGGAGGAGCGAGAGCGCCAAgagaaggagaaacaggaagaGATGAAAAGGCTGAATGAAAAAGAGGCAGagaaggaagagcaggaccacaAACATGGGGAGGAGAAAGAGCAAGGAAGACTCAAGGACCAAAACGTTGTGTCGGTGAAGAACGTGGAAGACTCTTCTATGCCCAGCAGCAACAAG CATGACCCAGTGACCAGGGCAAGAAATGGAGAGATAGGAAGGTCAGTCCCAGGTTTGCCTCAAGGGTGGATGAAG TTTCTGGACACTGTGACAGGGACATACCGTTATTACCACTCTCCTACCAACACTGTACACCTGTACCCCCCGGAGGTGAGCGTGGCCCAGACCCCTCCTGCCACGCCTCCAACACCCAAACAGAAGCAGGTGACAACAGATGCTGACAGGGAGCACTCCAAGCTCAAGCGATCCTACTCCTCCCCAGACCTTGCTCAGGACCTGAAGGAGGAGGGTCAGAAGAAGCCTACTTCCACACCCACCATCAACAGAGAAACTAA gCCAGTCAGCACCACTGCTTATGCTAAAGCTGAGACTATGAGACCATCTGCAGCACAGATTCGTAATCTCTGTCCTGTGTTTGGCGGGCTTGGACCCTTTCTGACTGGGCTACGcaacctgggcaacacctgtTACATGAACTCCATCCTGCAGTGCTTGTGCAACACCCCAGCGCTAGCTGAGTACTTCATCAAAAACTTCTACCAGGAGGATATAAACAG AGCCAACATCCTGGGGCACAAGGGTGAGGTGGCGGAGGAGTTTGGTGTGATCATCAAGGCACTATGGTCTGGCCAGTACAAGTGCATCACCCCTCGGGACTTTAAAACCACCATCTGCAAAATCAACGATCAGTTTGTAGGCTGTGAGCAGCAGGACTCccaggagctgctgctcttccttaTGGATGGCCTGCATGAGGACCTCAACAAA AGA GCTGACAACCGTAAACGATGCAAAGAGGAACCAAACGATCATCTGGATGATAACAAAGCAGCAGAACTGGCCTGGAGCAAGCACAAACTTCTCAATGAATCCATAATCGTAGCACTGTTCCAGGGTCAGTTCAAGTCCACAGTGCAGTGCCTGAAGTGTTACCAGAAATCCCGTACCTTCGAGACCTTCATGTACTTGTCCCTGCCCCTCGCATCCTCCAACAGGTGCTCACTGCAG GACTGCCTGAAATTGTTCTCCAAAGAAGAGAAACTGACCGATAACAACAGAGTTTTTTGCAGACACTGTAAAACCCACAGAGATTCTACCAAAAAGCTGGAGATCTGGAAAGTTCCACCAATTCTGCTGGTACATTTAAAACG ATTCTCTTATGAGGGAAGGTGGAAGCAGAAACTGCAGACATCTGTTGACTTTCCCCTTGAACATCTGGACCTGTCACAGTATGTTATTGGCCCAAAAAACAGCTTGAAAAAATACAGCCTCTATGGAGTATCA AACCACTACGGAAGTCTTGATGGTGGACACTACACTGCCTACTGTAAGAACGCCGCAAAGCAGCGCTGGTACAAGTTTGATGACCACGAGGTGACCGAAATCTCCACATCCTCAGTCAAGTCTTCAGCTGCCTACATACTCTTCTATTCATCTATATAG